From a region of the Colias croceus chromosome 14, ilColCroc2.1 genome:
- the LOC123697430 gene encoding ammonium transporter Rh type B-A → MVYKMANLKYTPLLVFQLILMVLYFIFVKYGGDKDHDIRGFEDTHVMIFIGFGYLMTFLKKYCYSALGFNWFLAALVIQWALLCQNFYHMKDNTIFVTKKSLLEADIMSATVLITFGAVLGAASGLQLLLIAIIETVVGCFNFWLVESVFKAADVGGSIAIHAFGAYFGLGVSLALKPRKTKNEATTAPAVDLNGPSYSSDVTAMIGSIFLWIYWPSFNSALTSSNGEYQRAVVNSYLSLAAATVTTFVFSSLVSHHAGKLDMVHVQNSTLAGGVAVGSVCNMHISPGGAIAVGIGAGVLSVLGYRYLTPLLTRIGIRDTCGVNNLHGMPGIYSGILTVIFAAVATKETYGKELHDVFEAIHEDGTGRTASEQALNQFLALIVTLAVSFVGGFITGLIAKLPFLEPLKDTEEYNDEVNWELP, encoded by the exons GTTTCGAAGACACGCACGTGATGATATTCATAGGTTTTGGCTACCTCATGACATTCCTGAAGAAGTATTGCTACAGTGCCCTTGGCTTTAACTGGTTTCTTGCGGCTCTGGTTATACAATGGGCCCTTTTGTGTCAAAACTTCTATCATATGAAGGACAACACTATTTTTGTTACTAAGAAGTCGTTGCTCG AGGCGGATATAATGTCGGCGACGGTGCTAATAACTTTCGGGGCGGTGTTGGGCGCGGCGAGCGGGCTGCAGCTGCTGCTGATCGCGATCATCGAGACGGTCGTCGGCTGCTTCAACTTCTGGCTCGTGGAGAGCGTGTTTAAG GCGGCTGATGTAGGCGGGTCGATAGCGATCCATGCGTTCGGAGCCTACTTCGGCCTCGGCGTGAGCCTGGCTTTGAAGCCGCGCAAAACGAAAAACGAAGCCACCACCGCACCGGCCGTCGATCTCAATGGGCCCAGCTATAGCTCCGATGTAACTGCTATGATAG GTTCCATATTTCTTTGGATTTACTGGCCGTCATTCAATTCGGCTCTCACCAGCTCTAACGGTGAATACCAAAGGGCAGTCGTCAATTCGTATTTATCGTTGGCTGCAGCTACT GTAACAACATTCGTATTCTCATCCCTGGTAAGCCACCACGCTGGCAAGTTGGACATGGTGCACGTACAGAACTCCACGCTAGCCGGCGGCGTGGCTGTGGGCTCTGTATGCAACATGCACATCAGTCCGGGCGGAGCTATCGCGGTGGGGATCGGCGCTGGCGTACTGAGTGTGCTGGGCTACCGGTACCTGACG CCACTCCTAACACGTATCGGTATCCGGGACACATGCGGTGTGAACAACTTGCACGGGATGCCCGGGATCTACTCCGGGATACTAACCGTTATATTCGCAGCCGTGGCCACTAAGGAAACGTATGGAAAGGAACTACATGATGTATTTGAGGCTATACATGAG GACGGCACCGGTAGGACGGCAAGCGAGCAAGCTTTAAACCAATTTCTGGCTCTAATTGTTACCCTTGCTGTATCATTTGTGGGCGGATTTATAACAG gtCTTATCGCTAAATTGCCGTTCTTGGAGCCATTGAAGGACACAGAAGAATACAATGACGAAGTGAACTGGGAATTGCcgtga